GGGTAATTGTGGGAATCAATAAGATATTACAGGAATTTATCCCAAATGCAGTGGCCAAATATGACGACGAGCATACCCCGCGTGGTTTTGGAGACAATTTTCAAAAATGGGGTGCCAGCACTATTCTGATTGAATCAGGAGCCTATGCCGGTGATCCTGAGAAGCTGGAGGTTCGGAAATATAATTTCATTGCGCTATTACAGGCCTTTCTGGAAATCGCTTCGGGATCTTACTCGGAACATGATATTGCTGATTACAACGTGATTCCTTTTAATGATGAAAAGCTTCATGATGTTTTGATCCGGAACCTATCTATCGAAAAAAATGGTAAGAAGATGCTCGTGGATGTAGCCATTCGGCAAAATGAAAAAACCGTAGTAAATGACTACTTTGTAGAGGGAGTGATCGAAGATATAGGCGATCTGCGGGACTTTTATGGATATACCGATCTTGATGTTGAAGGACTCCAATTTATTCCCGCAAAATTGTATACAGATCGGATATTTTCACTAGCGGAATTAACTTTAGCAATGATAGGTGATTTGTTGAAACAGGGAATAGGAGCTATTCATATTGACAGTGATGAATCAATGGGAAAATTACATAGTTATCCAATAAATATCAGCGTTGATAAACAGCTTTTATTGGAGGATATGCTTTTACTGGGTTCGCGAGCCAACTTTTTTATTGGCACTAACCAGGATATTAAGTATGCTGTGATCAACGGCTACTTATTGAATCTGATGACTAATCTACCTGTGCAAAAATGTAAAAACAATATTTTCAGTTCCACTTCTTAAGTGCTCTTTTTGCTTTTATTAAGGTAATTTGAGTTTTATCAACCAAGCTGACTGATAGGGGAGATCGTAATATAATAGCGTTGATTAAATACAAATGCCCCAAAAAGTATTTAATTTTTGAGGCATTTGTATTAGAATATATTTTCCGTTACGTGGAATAAATCATGCTATGGCTTATCCCACCATACTCTTGCATTAAGTCCGTCGGCACCACCGTATGGGAAAGCTGCAACAGCAGTATTATAGTTCACTGTATTATTTGATGCTTCCTGGGTAGGGTAGCCTTCTCTACGTGGAATCAGATTTCCATTGGCTCCTGCAGGTGCCATTAAAACAGGGAAACCCGTTCTTCTCCATTCTGACCAAGCCTCATAACCATTTAAGAAAAGATGGATCCAACGTTGCTCGGCAATCTGCTGTATAGCCGTAGCAGCCGTATATGCTACCGAGGGTTGGGTAATATATGCATCTATGGTGGAAGCAGAAGTCGCATTAGCTGTCCATGAATTAATAGACTCTCTGATCGCATTTTTGTAGTTGGTTTCTGCAACAGCATCACCACCATTTATCCATCCTAATTTCGCGGCCTCAGCCATTGCAAACAATACTTGGGGGTAAGTCACTAAGTTGACTGGAGAATTTTGTTGTCTAAGCTTGGCCCCCAACAATGATATTCCCGGAATATCACCAGAATTTCCAGCCGCTTTTCCATATTCTAAACCAACATATTCCCCTGCTTGATTCTTGTCACCATAGATCGGTAAACGCGGATCATTTTTAGGTTTCATATAATCTACTAGAGGCTTACTCAGTGCGAACCACTGACGTTCGAGACGCGTGAACGAATTATACCAGAAATTTTCATGATCCTTTTCCGCTAAATGTGGATAGGCAAAATTGTCCGCATTAGAGGTCATGACACCGTCTGCTAAAGCACTGGCAAATTCCTGTTTACCCCAAGTGGCATCCACTTTGGACAAACGGAGTGCCATAAGAAGGCGAATCGTATTACCGACTTTCTTCCATTTGCTCATGTTGCCATTGAAGATGATCTCATTTTTTAATGTAGCATTGGGATCTAGGGTGGAACTTGCCTCCTTTAGCTGTTTGAACAGGCTTGTGTAGATTTCTTTCTGCGTATCATATTTAGGAAGGCGATTCTGACTTCCCTTCAGCGCATCGCTATAAGGTAAATCTCCCCAACGATCGGTCATATGCAACATAAAATAAGACTCCAGAATATTAGCTAGCGCAATTTGGTTAGCCGCACTACCCTCTGATTCACTTAATGTTCCATTTTTAGCTTTATCCTTTACTTCCTGAATATTTTTTAACGGGCCCTTATACCAACTTTCAAAATTTAAATTGGTTGATATATACCTAGAGTTGTCTGTATATGTCGTTAACGATAAATATTGAGGGTAATGTACCCCCATCTGATTAGCCGTATTGGCACTCGTCCCTGATAGAAAGAACTCTGCATTGGCTAATAATTGCATGCCTGTTGCAGTGGAAGGATTATTCGGGTCTATATCATATGAATCGTCAAATTTTTTACTGCACGATACCGTCGTCGTTATAATAGCAAAAACGAGGGCATATTTTAATAATGATAACTGTTTCATGATTTTAGAATTTAAAGCTTAGGTTTACCCCGTAAGAACGTACTGTTTGCAATTCCCCTTTCTCGATCCAACTGATGGATGCACTTCCCATAGAAAGTTCGGAAGGATCAATTCCTTTCGGTGCTTTTTGCCAGATCATCCATGGGTTTCTCGCAATAGCAGCAATACGGATAGATTTAAATGGTGTTTTCTTTAATGTATTTTCAGAAAATGTATACCCTAGACTTACTTCTCTCAATTTTATATAGGAGGCATTGAATAACCATTCTTCGTAAAATTTAGTTCCGATCTGGTTTCTAAAATAGCTTCTTGCATCGACAAATGCATTGACAGCTTCCCCCGTAGCTTGCGAAATACCCGAAATTTCGTACCCACCACCGTCAGCTAATGGATCGCGTACATTTTTGCCATTGCTATTCATTGCAGCAGTCTCTTCTGCCTGTCCGGATTTTACAGCGAGCATTTTAGACCAGCTAAAAAATTTGCCCCCAGATTGGAAGTCTATCATGGCATTAAAATCGATGTTTTTATATCGGATTGAGTTTAAGAATCCACCCGTAAAATTGGGGAGAACAGAGCCGAAATCTTTGTTCAGTTCCTGTATCGGCATGTTATTGGCATCCAATAAAATTTTTCCTGTTGCTTGATCGCGCAAATAGCCCGGCCCTATTAAAGTACCAAATGCTTTTCCCCTGTCTGCTCTTAAATAAACTGTTTGACTAGAATAAGTGTTTAAATCCAACTGGTAAGAATTAATATTGTCGATCAATTCGTGGATTTTACTGTTGTTTCTTGCAAAATTCAAGGTCGTATTCCAGGTGAAGTTAGCTGATTTCACAGGTGTTCCAGAAAGCGATATTTCGATACCGTTGTTCTCAATATCTCCGGCATTCACAAATTCAGATTCATATCCGGTAGCTGATGACTGTGATAGATCAATAACTTGTTTTTTATTACGTTGTTGGTAATAAGTGAAATCAAGTCCTAAGCGATCATTGAAAAATTTGAGGTCTGTACCGATCTCAAAAGTATGGGCAAAAGATGGTTCCAGATTCGCATTTTTTAGTTTATCCGGGACAGATACGGTTGTAATTGTACCTGTACTGGTTTTGTAGGCCGTCCCCATTTGATAGTTTAAAAGTGCAGAATAAGGATCAACATCAGAGCCCGCAATCGCATAGGAAGCTCTCAATTTACCAAAAGATAGTACTTTGGAATCGAATAGTTCGCTAAATAGGAAAGATCCAGAAACCGATGGATAAACATAAGAATTGTTGTTTTTAGGCAATGCTGATGATACGTCCTGACGAATTGATGCGTCAATAAAGTAGATATCCTTATAACCGACAGAGGCCATTGCATACAGTGACCGGATTTGTTTTTTCAATTTATAGGAAGTTGTTTCCGGACGGTCAATAGATGCCGCAATATTATAAAATCCCCTCGTTGCCAAGCCGCCAACAGTAGCTTGCGAAACATAAGAATAGTCGCGGGTATAAATATTGGTACCTAAATTAGCATTTAGCGAAAAATCATTCCACTTGTTGTTGTACTCTGCTAAAAACTCATAATTGCTCTCATCATTTTGATATTTTCCTACAGAAAATGCTTCATCTAAACGACCCCCAAATGCGGTTCTACTGCTGAGGTTTTGCGTAAAGAAATCTTTTCTTACAAAACCTGAAACCTTTAGATTGTCAAAAATTTTATAGGATACGTTAACATCTCCAAATACCCGATCGCGCGAGTCATTATTTAGATTTTCGTAAGCGTCAAAAAATGGATTGTTCCAGTCAGAGGGTTTGTTATTTGTAATTATTCCTGTAGATGTATTCGGATTTACGTTCCAGTTTAATATCGTCCCATCCGCATATTTATAGTTACGGAGTCTATTAATATCAATGTTGCGTTGAAACCATTGTGTAGCACCTGTGAATGATCCCTGATAACCTTGTACAGGTCTTTGTCCATTATTGTTTGCGTAATTGATATTGGCTCCAACAACCAGTTTAGATGTGATGTCCAATGTTCCATTTAAGCCAAAATTATTTCTCTTTAGGGAAGTATTGGGGATAACACCTTTGATATAAGTATTATTATAGCTAAAGCGGATTGCGGCATTTTCATTACCGCCAGCAATTGTCAGACCATTGTTTGTTGTGAATCCCGTATTATAGAAATCCTGTATGTTGTTAGGTTGGGGTGAAAAAGGAGTGGTTTTGCCAAAGTCGGCATCTTGGGGATAAAAGCTATAAAACATGCGAACGGGAGTTCCGTCCATTTTTGGCCCCCAAGATTCGTCGTTACCATTGACATAGTACTCTCCAGAAGCTAATTTCAGGAAGGTTTGATTATTACCGACACCATAAGTGTTTTGTAGCGGCATAAAGTTGCCTGTTTTCTCCCAGGAAGTAGCAGAGTTAAATCCTATGTCAATTTTTTTA
The window above is part of the Sphingobacterium sp. ML3W genome. Proteins encoded here:
- a CDS encoding M14 family zinc carboxypeptidase gives rise to the protein MNLVKDDFIKAFSLYKEKALQHRRFKHRDILPLLENNKIHNELTVEEIGRSVEDRSIFRLKYGQGPIKVLLWSQMHGDEPTATMALFDLFNFFKGEEDGFDTFRKEIAEKLTLYFIPMLNPDGAERYQRRTAMDVDMNRDARAVATVEGALLKAQAMLLKPDFAFNLHNQNNYYNIPGTATPVTISLLAPAYDYARSVNTVRADAMRVIVGINKILQEFIPNAVAKYDDEHTPRGFGDNFQKWGASTILIESGAYAGDPEKLEVRKYNFIALLQAFLEIASGSYSEHDIADYNVIPFNDEKLHDVLIRNLSIEKNGKKMLVDVAIRQNEKTVVNDYFVEGVIEDIGDLRDFYGYTDLDVEGLQFIPAKLYTDRIFSLAELTLAMIGDLLKQGIGAIHIDSDESMGKLHSYPINISVDKQLLLEDMLLLGSRANFFIGTNQDIKYAVINGYLLNLMTNLPVQKCKNNIFSSTS
- a CDS encoding SusD/RagB family nutrient-binding outer membrane lipoprotein, coding for MKQLSLLKYALVFAIITTTVSCSKKFDDSYDIDPNNPSTATGMQLLANAEFFLSGTSANTANQMGVHYPQYLSLTTYTDNSRYISTNLNFESWYKGPLKNIQEVKDKAKNGTLSESEGSAANQIALANILESYFMLHMTDRWGDLPYSDALKGSQNRLPKYDTQKEIYTSLFKQLKEASSTLDPNATLKNEIIFNGNMSKWKKVGNTIRLLMALRLSKVDATWGKQEFASALADGVMTSNADNFAYPHLAEKDHENFWYNSFTRLERQWFALSKPLVDYMKPKNDPRLPIYGDKNQAGEYVGLEYGKAAGNSGDIPGISLLGAKLRQQNSPVNLVTYPQVLFAMAEAAKLGWINGGDAVAETNYKNAIRESINSWTANATSASTIDAYITQPSVAYTAATAIQQIAEQRWIHLFLNGYEAWSEWRRTGFPVLMAPAGANGNLIPRREGYPTQEASNNTVNYNTAVAAFPYGGADGLNARVWWDKP
- a CDS encoding SusC/RagA family TonB-linked outer membrane protein produces the protein MQSLYAQQIQIAGKITDSNGNPISGVTINVKGSSQGTSTNEQGLFTLNANSNATLLLSAVGYNAQEVQVNGRKTISVTLVGNEQALDEVVVTALGIKRSQKSIGYSAQQVKGDDLTFTKETNVLGSLAGKVAGAQVTGSSGANLGGTQKIKIRGVNSVTGGGQPLMVIDGTPISNSNFSSSTGNGVDLGNVGQDINPEDIETINVLKGPTASALYGMRGQYGVIMITTKKGKKGPKKIDIGFNSATSWEKTGNFMPLQNTYGVGNNQTFLKLASGEYYVNGNDESWGPKMDGTPVRMFYSFYPQDADFGKTTPFSPQPNNIQDFYNTGFTTNNGLTIAGGNENAAIRFSYNNTYIKGVIPNTSLKRNNFGLNGTLDITSKLVVGANINYANNNGQRPVQGYQGSFTGATQWFQRNIDINRLRNYKYADGTILNWNVNPNTSTGIITNNKPSDWNNPFFDAYENLNNDSRDRVFGDVNVSYKIFDNLKVSGFVRKDFFTQNLSSRTAFGGRLDEAFSVGKYQNDESNYEFLAEYNNKWNDFSLNANLGTNIYTRDYSYVSQATVGGLATRGFYNIAASIDRPETTSYKLKKQIRSLYAMASVGYKDIYFIDASIRQDVSSALPKNNNSYVYPSVSGSFLFSELFDSKVLSFGKLRASYAIAGSDVDPYSALLNYQMGTAYKTSTGTITTVSVPDKLKNANLEPSFAHTFEIGTDLKFFNDRLGLDFTYYQQRNKKQVIDLSQSSATGYESEFVNAGDIENNGIEISLSGTPVKSANFTWNTTLNFARNNSKIHELIDNINSYQLDLNTYSSQTVYLRADRGKAFGTLIGPGYLRDQATGKILLDANNMPIQELNKDFGSVLPNFTGGFLNSIRYKNIDFNAMIDFQSGGKFFSWSKMLAVKSGQAEETAAMNSNGKNVRDPLADGGGYEISGISQATGEAVNAFVDARSYFRNQIGTKFYEEWLFNASYIKLREVSLGYTFSENTLKKTPFKSIRIAAIARNPWMIWQKAPKGIDPSELSMGSASISWIEKGELQTVRSYGVNLSFKF